CCAGTCGGTCGAAGGGCAGGCACTGGCCGTGCCACAGGTAGGAGTTGGCGGCCGTGGTGACCGGGGAGCCGTCGGTGGTGCAGAGCGGGACGGCGTAGGAGTCGGTGATGTCCTGCCCGGCGGAGGTGGCGCTCCAGGCGTAGTCCTGGCCGCGGCCGAGCTGCACGTAGAAGCTCAGGCCGGCGAAGGCGGCGCCGCGGGCGCTGATCCCGGGGCCCTGGATCTCCTCCAGCATCAGCAACTGCGGGGCGAAGTAGCCGGTCTGCGGGCCGAACACGGCGACCGGGTGGCCGTCGTCGGTGTGCGCGCCGGAGACCAGCAGCGCGTTGGACATGCCGTGCTTGGCGGTGAGCAGGTTGCCGGGCAGCACGCCGTTCGCCTTGGTGGCAGCGGTGTTGCCGGATCCGGTGGCGTCGTAGATCATCCGCTCGGGCACCACCGAGCCGGGGTCGGGCAGGGCCTCGCCCTGCGGCTGGTCGGGCACGGTGGCGTACGGGAAGCTCTGCCCGTCGTGCAGGGTCTGCACGGCCTCCGGGTCGTCGGCCTCGCGCAGCGACTTCCACACCGCGTCCCCGGCGTCCTTGCCGTACCGGGCCTCGGCGGCCGACTTGACCTGGGCGGAGGCGAGTTCGTTGCCGCCGCCGGAGCCGAACAGTGCGCCGACCACGGAGGCGAGGGCGACCAGGTCGGTCAGCTTGAACGGCTCGATCGACCCGGCGTTGGTGATCGGGTCGATGTGTCCGGTCAGGTCGTACTCGCCGGGGAAGGTGCGGGCGTTGTAGGCCTCCTTGGCGTACTGGTTGATGCCGTCGAGGTAGGCGTTGGCGTCGGCGAGGGCCTGGGTGGCCCGGCCGCCGCGGGCGGCGATGGCGTCGATCTGCTGTTGCAGCTCCGTCTCGGTGTACGGCGCGGCCTGCCAGAAGCTCTGCTCCAGCTGGCGGTTGGCGGCGGCGCCGCCCGCGAAGCCGGACAGCTGGCCGCGGCCGACGTGCCGGAAGAGGTCCATCACCCAGAGCCGGTCCTGGGCGGCGGCGTAGCCCGCGCCGAACTCGGTGCCGTAGCGGGTGGTGCCGGTGATGTGCGGGATGCCGGCGGCCTTGTCGCGCACGATGGTGACGTCGGGGCGGGGGCTGGTGCTGCCGGCGACCTGGTCGGCGGGGACGCCGAAGGAGGCGTCGTTGAAGAAGTCGCGCAGCTTGGCGTCGGTGAGGCCGGGGTAGCCGGAGGCGAGTGCGGCGTACGGGCCGAGCTGGTCGTCGGTGTGGGCGGGGCGGGTGCCGAACATCCGGTTGAGCAGGATGTCTGCGAGGGTGGCGTTGCCGTTCTCGCCGGGAGGCAGGATGTCGGCGCAGTGGCCGCCGCAGTAGTCGTTGGCGGCGGCGGTTGTGGCGGCTGTGGTGGTGGTCGCCGGCTTGGTGGGTGTGGTGGGGGAGGCGGTCGCGGTGGGGGTGGTCAGGGCGGCGGTGACGAGCAGGGCCGACGCGAGAGCGGCGGCCGGGAAGCGGAGGGGGTGGGGGCGTAGGCGCAAGGAGGACTCCTCCGTCGAAACCACGGGGGATCGACGGTAGGGGGGCTACTGGACGGTTGGCTAGTGGCGTGCATGCCATTTTCCTTGGGGTGGGGAGGAGTTGACGGGGCGGGAGTGGGGTGGGGCGTGGGTTCGGGCGGGCTTGGGTCGGGGGTGCGGGCGACGGTGTGGGCGAGGGTCTGCGGGGGCCGGGCTCTGGGTCCGGGCGGGGGGCTGCGGGGGGCCGGGCCGGTTGTCAGTGCTGTCGGTTATGGTCGGTCGCGTCGGAGGCAAGATCGTCCGTCGAAGGCGGCGGGGAGGTAGGGGGAGGAATGGTGGAGACGAATGCGGGGGCGGGGGTGCCCCGGGAGCTGCCCGCCGGGCTCACCCACGGGCCGAGTCGCGAGCGCTTGGCCGCCGGGGGCCTGCCCGCCTCGTACGCGTACCTGGACCTGCAGGCGTCGTGGCACGAGCCGTTGCTGACGGCCGAGGCCTGGTACGACGA
The genomic region above belongs to Streptomyces sp. 1331.2 and contains:
- a CDS encoding penicillin acylase family protein, which codes for MRLRPHPLRFPAAALASALLVTAALTTPTATASPTTPTKPATTTTAATTAAANDYCGGHCADILPPGENGNATLADILLNRMFGTRPAHTDDQLGPYAALASGYPGLTDAKLRDFFNDASFGVPADQVAGSTSPRPDVTIVRDKAAGIPHITGTTRYGTEFGAGYAAAQDRLWVMDLFRHVGRGQLSGFAGGAAANRQLEQSFWQAAPYTETELQQQIDAIAARGGRATQALADANAYLDGINQYAKEAYNARTFPGEYDLTGHIDPITNAGSIEPFKLTDLVALASVVGALFGSGGGNELASAQVKSAAEARYGKDAGDAVWKSLREADDPEAVQTLHDGQSFPYATVPDQPQGEALPDPGSVVPERMIYDATGSGNTAATKANGVLPGNLLTAKHGMSNALLVSGAHTDDGHPVAVFGPQTGYFAPQLLMLEEIQGPGISARGAAFAGLSFYVQLGRGQDYAWSATSAGQDITDSYAVPLCTTDGSPVTTAANSYLWHGQCLPFDRLDRKNAWSPTTADSTAAGSYTLVMYRSKYGLVTARGTVGGAPVAFTSLRSTYRHEADSIIGFQELNDPGAVHDAASFQQAAQDINYTFNWFYADSRDIAYYNSGSNPVRAPGVDAGLPVLAQPAYEWADFDPASNTARYTPAAQHPQSVDQDYYISWNNKQADGFTSAGFGNGSVHRGNLLDDRVKSLLQGGGKVSRVSLTQAMESAALADLRAEDVLPDLIRVLRSAPVTDPATLTALQQLEAWLANGGQRKETSAGSHTYADATAIRVMDAWWPLVAEGVMRPGLGDQLFGALTGALQINESPSGGQSGPATGPVSANEGIPHKGSAFQYGWWSYLDKDLRSVLGDQVKGPLARPFCGGGDLTACRSVLLDTLKRAAAQTPAQVYPGDPDCSAGDQWCADSIIQRPLGGVTDPKITWQNRPTYQQVVQFPTHR